A stretch of Aureispira sp. CCB-E DNA encodes these proteins:
- a CDS encoding T9SS type A sorting domain-containing protein — MKTVLLFMVLFWGANVVAQYTPMDIPLVKNGTNMRNAWAGGLNLPQFSPVDLNNDGIKDLVAFDRDGRVGTAFINHGTPGIVDYEHAPAYTKRLPKDIQNFMLFRDYNCDGIEDIFGMYSVYGQGLGVAIWEGSYDANDTIQYTLVKEQVRYDVPGNNPFDYKMFVYNTDLPSIDDVDGDGDLDILAFTLDICFPTNVFWYRNMSVENGHSCDSIQFYLESECWGLFQESGDSSKVNFGPSTDSCYNNPWFNQRLDVQPNRTGSVHSVSNGRNARHVGANVTTLDFNGDNVRDMALGGVTFKNVNMVNGTEINDTILITTQDYHYPVYDKPVDIYTFPATFFMDVNNDGLTDMLATPSEMGVGEAVMDSVAWFYQNTGSNANMIFDFQQKDFLVGEMLDVGQYAFPVLLDYNADGLMDMIIGGYGRCQDGGTYDYGMTLLENTGTLTSPAFEYVTNDYAGTNALQMNSLYPTVGDLDGDGDMDMICGRQDGRLTFFENTAGPGNPVAWSAPSNFFFNIDVGDKSTPQLVDLDRDLDLDLVIGRYGGMIHYYENTGNATSPNFSSTPTSTMLGGYSVQNFSRTPMPFVYDNNGSYELFIGHQVGNIIQLGNIDGNVLGTYDTLSENYNNFYEGWNTNMSIADLNNDGKLDYIFGTGRGGVVVLEEKDTITTVLQPETTQKVVHLYPNPAQNSLNISFLTPNTETLHLTVYNALGQVVLQQTTTSNDQQYELDITSLAAGVLFLDIRTDTYQEVVRFVKK; from the coding sequence ATGAAAACAGTATTACTTTTTATGGTCTTGTTTTGGGGGGCAAATGTTGTTGCACAATATACCCCAATGGACATTCCTCTTGTTAAAAATGGAACGAACATGCGCAATGCTTGGGCAGGAGGACTTAATTTACCCCAATTTTCACCAGTAGACCTCAATAATGATGGAATCAAAGATTTAGTTGCTTTTGACCGAGATGGTCGAGTAGGCACTGCATTTATCAATCACGGAACGCCAGGGATCGTAGACTACGAACATGCACCAGCTTATACGAAACGCTTGCCGAAAGACATACAGAATTTTATGCTTTTTAGAGATTATAACTGTGATGGCATTGAAGACATCTTTGGTATGTATTCTGTTTACGGGCAAGGATTAGGAGTGGCTATTTGGGAAGGAAGTTATGATGCCAACGATACCATTCAATATACTTTGGTTAAAGAGCAAGTACGTTATGATGTGCCAGGAAATAATCCATTTGATTATAAAATGTTTGTATACAATACAGACTTGCCTTCCATAGACGATGTTGATGGTGATGGCGATCTAGATATTTTAGCATTTACTTTAGATATATGCTTTCCAACGAATGTATTTTGGTATAGAAATATGTCTGTAGAAAATGGCCATAGTTGCGATTCGATTCAATTTTATTTAGAATCTGAATGTTGGGGATTGTTTCAAGAGTCAGGAGATAGTAGTAAAGTAAACTTTGGACCAAGTACAGATAGCTGTTATAATAATCCTTGGTTTAATCAACGATTGGATGTGCAACCTAATAGAACAGGAAGTGTTCATAGTGTGAGTAATGGTAGAAATGCACGACATGTAGGTGCCAATGTTACAACATTAGATTTTAATGGTGATAATGTTCGGGATATGGCTTTGGGTGGTGTAACCTTTAAGAATGTGAATATGGTTAATGGTACCGAAATTAATGACACCATTCTTATTACGACACAAGATTACCATTATCCTGTTTATGACAAACCTGTTGATATTTACACCTTTCCAGCGACATTTTTTATGGATGTGAACAACGATGGATTAACGGATATGTTAGCAACACCTTCTGAAATGGGAGTAGGAGAAGCCGTAATGGATAGCGTTGCTTGGTTTTATCAAAACACAGGAAGTAATGCTAATATGATTTTTGATTTTCAACAAAAAGACTTTTTAGTAGGTGAAATGTTGGATGTTGGACAATATGCTTTTCCTGTGTTGTTAGATTATAATGCCGATGGTTTGATGGATATGATAATAGGGGGCTATGGTCGTTGCCAAGATGGAGGTACTTACGACTATGGAATGACATTGCTAGAAAATACGGGGACACTGACAAGTCCAGCTTTTGAATATGTGACTAATGATTATGCTGGAACCAATGCTTTGCAAATGAATAGTTTATACCCAACGGTGGGTGACCTTGATGGAGATGGAGATATGGATATGATTTGTGGACGGCAAGATGGTAGATTGACTTTCTTTGAAAATACAGCAGGTCCTGGTAATCCAGTTGCTTGGAGTGCGCCTTCTAACTTCTTTTTTAATATTGATGTAGGCGACAAAAGTACCCCTCAATTGGTTGATTTGGATCGAGATCTAGATTTAGATTTGGTTATTGGACGTTATGGTGGCATGATTCACTATTATGAAAATACAGGCAATGCAACTAGCCCTAACTTCTCGTCTACTCCTACGTCAACTATGTTGGGAGGATATAGTGTACAAAACTTTAGCCGTACGCCAATGCCATTTGTTTATGATAACAATGGCTCTTACGAATTATTTATAGGACACCAAGTAGGGAATATCATTCAGTTAGGGAATATTGATGGGAATGTTCTAGGTACTTACGATACCTTATCCGAAAATTATAATAATTTCTACGAAGGTTGGAATACCAATATGTCTATAGCAGATCTAAATAATGATGGTAAGTTGGATTATATCTTTGGAACTGGACGAGGAGGTGTTGTAGTTTTGGAAGAAAAAGATACAATAACAACTGTTTTGCAACCTGAAACAACACAAAAAGTAGTGCACCTTTATCCAAATCCAGCACAAAATTCTTTAAATATTAGCTTTTTGACTCCCAATACAGAAACCTTACACTTAACGGTTTACAATGCCTTAGGTCAAGTCGTTTTACAACAGACGACAACAAGCAATGATCAACAGTATGAGTTGGATATTACTAGTTTAGCAGCAGGAGTTTTGTTCTTAGATATTCGAACAGATACTTATCAAGAAGTCGTTCGATTTGTTAAGAAATAA
- a CDS encoding T9SS type A sorting domain-containing protein yields MRILILFITTFLTVHAFAQYVPMDIPLVKNGINMRNAWAGGLNLPQFSEVDLNNDGIKDLVVYDREESIASTFINNGTAGQVDYTYAPAYMKRLPQRLARNFMLLRDYNCDGIEDVFMYNATLQGLGLAVWEGSYDANDTIQYTLVVDRLMYSKKSGNPFPSQLFIYNGDLPAIDDVDGDGDIDILAFTLSSRFPFNIHWYRNMSMENSGNCDSLEYVLESECWGLFQESGDSNKVSVSPSVDSCYNNPYFNLMQRVSTHITQDLQSMASNSRSARDVGASLTLIDFNGDGVKDMILGGNDYTTANMISGVEINDTILITTQHNFYPTYDASIDIYTFPGMYFLDVNNDGKKDMLAAPSKTAPGGSIKDSVAWYYQNTGTNANMIFDFQQKDFLVGEMLDVGEDAYPVLLDYNADGLMDLLIGGLGRCQYGGNYEYGMTLLENTGTLSSPSFEYITNNYAGTDSLQKNGLYPTIGDLDGDGDMDMICGMQDGTLSYFENTAGVGNPIVLNAPVHSFFNIDVGGGSTPQLVDLDRDLDLDLVIGRRGGTIHYYENTGTSTNPVFSSSPTTNTLGGYSLQGYSDDPMPFVYDNNGTYELFIGHWIGGNIIQLGNIEGNILGTYDTLSQNYKDFYQGWSTHFSMADLNNDNKLDYIMGTSRGGVIILEEKDTITTVLQPKIIQKVVHLYPNPAKETVHIRWLEDNAQSIELRVYNALGQLILEREVASGDNQYVLDVSSLAAGVLFLEVRAGDYQETLPFVKE; encoded by the coding sequence ATGAGAATACTAATTTTATTTATAACCACTTTTTTAACTGTTCATGCATTTGCTCAATATGTTCCAATGGATATACCTCTTGTTAAGAATGGAATCAACATGCGGAATGCTTGGGCGGGAGGACTTAATTTGCCTCAATTTTCAGAAGTAGATTTAAACAATGATGGTATTAAAGACTTAGTTGTGTATGATCGTGAAGAATCTATAGCATCTACTTTTATTAATAATGGTACTGCTGGTCAAGTTGATTATACTTATGCACCTGCTTATATGAAACGTCTTCCTCAGCGTTTGGCGCGTAATTTTATGTTATTGAGAGATTATAACTGCGATGGGATTGAAGATGTTTTTATGTATAATGCAACCCTACAAGGATTAGGGCTAGCTGTTTGGGAGGGAAGTTACGATGCGAATGACACCATTCAGTATACGTTGGTAGTTGATAGATTGATGTATAGCAAAAAAAGTGGCAATCCATTTCCTTCACAGCTGTTTATTTATAATGGAGATTTGCCCGCTATTGATGATGTCGATGGAGATGGAGACATTGATATATTAGCTTTTACTTTGTCATCACGTTTCCCTTTTAATATTCATTGGTATAGAAATATGTCTATGGAAAATAGTGGTAATTGTGATTCCTTAGAATATGTATTGGAGTCAGAGTGTTGGGGCTTGTTTCAAGAATCAGGAGATAGTAATAAAGTAAGTGTTAGCCCTAGTGTTGATAGTTGTTATAACAATCCTTATTTTAATTTGATGCAACGAGTATCTACCCATATTACCCAAGACCTACAAAGTATGGCTTCTAACTCAAGAAGTGCGAGAGATGTTGGTGCAAGTTTGACGTTGATAGACTTTAATGGAGATGGAGTAAAAGATATGATTTTGGGTGGAAATGATTATACTACGGCTAATATGATTAGTGGAGTAGAAATTAACGATACAATTTTGATAACAACACAGCACAATTTTTATCCAACATACGATGCGTCAATAGATATTTATACATTTCCAGGTATGTATTTCTTAGATGTAAACAACGATGGGAAAAAAGATATGTTGGCAGCTCCTTCCAAGACTGCTCCTGGTGGCTCTATCAAGGATAGTGTGGCGTGGTATTATCAAAATACAGGCACCAATGCCAATATGATTTTTGACTTTCAACAAAAAGACTTTTTAGTGGGGGAGATGTTGGACGTTGGTGAGGATGCGTATCCTGTGTTGCTAGATTATAATGCAGATGGATTGATGGATCTATTAATTGGTGGCTTGGGACGTTGTCAATATGGAGGAAATTATGAGTATGGAATGACATTGCTAGAAAATACAGGAACATTAAGTAGTCCCTCTTTCGAATACATTACCAATAATTATGCAGGAACAGATTCGCTACAAAAAAATGGTTTGTATCCAACAATAGGCGATCTAGATGGGGATGGCGATATGGATATGATTTGCGGAATGCAAGATGGAACACTTAGTTATTTTGAAAATACCGCAGGTGTTGGGAATCCTATCGTTTTAAATGCGCCGGTACATTCGTTTTTTAATATTGATGTAGGTGGCGGAAGTACTCCCCAATTGGTAGATTTAGATCGAGATTTGGATTTAGATTTAGTCATTGGGCGCCGTGGAGGAACAATTCATTATTACGAGAATACAGGAACATCAACTAATCCTGTTTTTTCCTCTAGCCCAACAACCAATACTTTAGGTGGTTACAGCTTACAAGGCTACAGCGATGACCCGATGCCTTTTGTCTATGATAATAATGGTACTTATGAGCTGTTTATTGGGCATTGGATTGGTGGCAATATCATTCAGTTAGGAAATATAGAGGGTAATATATTGGGAACATATGATACGCTATCTCAAAATTACAAGGATTTTTATCAAGGGTGGAGTACGCATTTTTCGATGGCTGATTTGAACAATGATAATAAGCTAGATTATATAATGGGAACTAGCCGTGGTGGAGTGATTATACTAGAAGAAAAGGATACGATAACTACTGTTCTGCAACCTAAAATAATACAAAAAGTAGTACATCTTTATCCAAATCCAGCCAAAGAAACGGTGCATATTCGTTGGCTAGAAGACAATGCTCAATCGATAGAATTACGGGTTTACAATGCATTGGGACAACTAATTTTAGAGCGGGAAGTTGCTAGTGGAGACAATCAATACGTATTGGATGTTTCAAGCCTAGCCGCAGGTGTGTTGTTTTTAGAAGTTAGAGCAGGTGATTATCAAGAAACATTGCCTTTTGTTAAGGAATAG
- a CDS encoding DNA gyrase/topoisomerase IV subunit A — MEENNENLDDNLEENEIDASKVTQIDVIEDMYKDYFLDYASYVILERAIPTAQDGLKPVQRRILHSMFLMNDGRFHKVANIIGQTMQFHPHGDAAIGDALVHIGQKDLMIDCQGNWGDVRTGDRAAASRYIEARLSKFALDIAFNPKTTNFQLSYDGRKKEPIMLPMKFPLLLAQGVEGIAVGLSTKILPHNFVELIKASISLLKGKKVQIFPDFHTGGLADFSNYNGGKRGGKVRVRAKINIIDKRHLTITEIPYGTTTTGVIDSIIKANNKNKIKIKKVIDNTAADVEISVELPSGASPEMTMDALYAFTDCEISISPNACTINEDTPVFTTVEELLQICTDQTQFLLEWELKIRKKELEDKWHQSSLEKIFIENKIYQDIEDCESWEEVLEAIDNGLKPFIKNLKREVVEDDLIRLTEIKIKRISKYNKFKADELLKAIEEELKEVEHHLIHIVEYTIAYYKDLLQKYGKGRERKTEITNFGTINAASVVVNNAKLYINRAEGFMGYGLKKDEFISECSDIDDVIVFYKDGSYKVVRIADKVFIGKHPLHVAIWKKGDKRMVYNMVYADLNKGVNYAKRFNVSAITRDKQYPVASKIEKSKVLHFSANPNGEAEIISVQLTQSCSAKKKEFEYDFAELAVKGRSSRGNIITKYPIRKIKVTQQGTSTLGAIKIWYDDTTGRINSSAYGKYVGAFEEEDKIIALYQDGSYELTNYELTNRFDPKTIIELRKWHKDMVVSSIHYDGERKSTYVKRFNIETNTLNQKFNFLPNEYVSTKLLFGSLHPNPVVEYKVRAGRSKSIEGELKLTDFIDIKGWKSLGNKLSDSKLISVKAIHKEIEPSEEDDDAKAKAKASKKEATEEDKQNTLF; from the coding sequence ATGGAAGAAAACAACGAAAACTTAGACGATAATTTAGAAGAAAATGAAATAGACGCCTCTAAAGTGACACAAATAGATGTTATTGAGGATATGTATAAAGATTACTTTCTAGATTATGCCTCCTATGTTATTTTAGAACGTGCCATACCTACCGCACAGGATGGTCTAAAACCTGTTCAGAGAAGGATTTTGCATTCTATGTTCTTAATGAATGATGGTCGTTTTCATAAAGTTGCTAATATTATTGGGCAAACAATGCAATTTCATCCACATGGTGATGCTGCGATTGGAGATGCTTTGGTTCATATTGGTCAAAAAGACCTAATGATTGATTGTCAAGGGAACTGGGGAGATGTCAGAACAGGAGACCGTGCAGCGGCTTCTCGTTACATCGAGGCTCGTTTATCAAAATTTGCACTAGATATTGCATTTAACCCTAAGACAACTAATTTTCAATTGTCCTACGATGGTCGAAAGAAGGAGCCAATCATGCTTCCTATGAAGTTTCCATTGTTACTAGCACAAGGTGTAGAGGGTATTGCTGTCGGACTTTCGACCAAGATACTGCCTCATAATTTTGTCGAATTAATAAAAGCTTCTATTAGTTTACTAAAAGGCAAAAAAGTTCAAATCTTCCCTGATTTCCATACTGGAGGGCTAGCTGACTTCTCTAACTATAATGGTGGTAAACGAGGTGGTAAAGTTCGTGTTCGTGCCAAAATTAATATCATTGATAAAAGGCACTTGACTATCACAGAAATTCCTTATGGCACGACTACGACAGGTGTTATAGATAGTATTATCAAAGCTAATAATAAGAATAAAATTAAGATTAAAAAGGTCATTGATAATACGGCGGCTGATGTGGAAATCTCGGTTGAATTGCCATCTGGAGCTTCTCCTGAAATGACCATGGATGCGCTATATGCCTTTACCGATTGTGAAATTTCTATTTCGCCCAATGCGTGTACTATTAATGAGGACACTCCTGTATTTACTACTGTTGAGGAATTGTTACAAATTTGTACCGATCAAACTCAATTTTTGTTAGAGTGGGAATTGAAAATTCGCAAAAAGGAATTAGAAGATAAATGGCATCAATCAAGCTTGGAAAAAATCTTTATTGAGAATAAAATTTATCAAGACATTGAGGATTGTGAATCTTGGGAAGAAGTACTAGAGGCGATTGATAATGGTCTAAAGCCATTTATAAAGAACCTAAAGCGAGAGGTGGTTGAAGATGACTTGATTCGATTGACTGAAATTAAAATCAAGCGCATCTCTAAATACAATAAATTCAAAGCTGATGAGCTACTCAAAGCCATTGAAGAGGAATTAAAAGAAGTTGAACATCATTTAATTCATATTGTTGAATATACAATTGCTTATTACAAAGACCTTTTGCAAAAGTATGGGAAAGGTAGAGAACGCAAAACAGAAATCACCAATTTTGGAACCATTAACGCGGCAAGTGTGGTCGTTAATAATGCCAAACTCTATATCAATAGAGCCGAAGGTTTTATGGGCTATGGTCTCAAAAAAGATGAGTTTATTTCAGAGTGTTCTGATATTGATGATGTGATTGTATTCTACAAAGATGGTAGTTACAAAGTTGTTCGTATTGCTGACAAGGTGTTTATTGGTAAACATCCTCTTCATGTCGCCATTTGGAAAAAGGGAGACAAACGAATGGTTTATAATATGGTTTATGCGGATCTCAACAAAGGGGTCAACTATGCCAAACGCTTCAATGTTTCCGCTATTACTAGAGACAAACAATATCCTGTTGCCTCTAAAATAGAAAAGTCCAAAGTGCTGCATTTTTCTGCCAATCCTAATGGTGAAGCTGAGATTATCAGTGTGCAATTGACTCAGAGCTGTAGCGCCAAAAAGAAAGAATTTGAATATGACTTTGCAGAATTAGCAGTCAAAGGTCGCAGTTCTAGGGGAAACATTATTACTAAGTATCCAATTCGAAAAATCAAAGTTACACAACAGGGAACTTCAACGCTAGGAGCTATCAAAATTTGGTATGATGATACAACTGGGCGTATCAATTCTTCTGCTTATGGGAAATACGTTGGTGCGTTTGAGGAAGAAGATAAAATTATTGCATTGTATCAAGACGGGTCCTATGAATTAACCAATTATGAATTGACCAATCGATTTGATCCCAAAACAATTATCGAACTCAGAAAATGGCATAAGGATATGGTCGTTTCCTCTATACACTACGATGGGGAACGCAAATCTACATACGTTAAGCGCTTTAATATTGAAACCAATACGTTGAATCAAAAATTCAACTTTCTACCCAATGAATATGTTAGCACCAAATTGCTCTTTGGCTCTCTACATCCCAACCCTGTTGTAGAATACAAAGTTCGAGCGGGACGTTCTAAGAGTATCGAAGGAGAACTTAAACTAACGGACTTCATTGATATAAAAGGATGGAAGTCCTTAGGAAATAAATTAAGTGACAGCAAGCTTATTAGCGTCAAAGCGATTCATAAAGAAATTGAACCTTCGGAAGAAGATGATGATGCTAAAGCAAAGGCTAAAGCTTCTAAAAAGGAAGCTACTGAAGAAGACAAACAAAACACTTTGTTTTAA
- the truB gene encoding tRNA pseudouridine(55) synthase TruB, whose amino-acid sequence MVPGQKYDFKEGATLLVDKPLEWTSFDVVNKIRYALKKALGVRKIKVGHAGTLDPLATGLLIICTGKFTKKIETYQSQYKVYDGSIRLGATTPSYDAETAVNEIFPLDNITPEMIASNVPHFVGEIEQIPPMFSAIKVDGQPLYKKARKGQEVKVKSRKVTIHDFKITNIRFPDLDFEVKCSKGTYIRSLAHDFGQKLDNGAYLTKLRRTQIGEHTLKDAWQLDDLITHIQENYHPEVTE is encoded by the coding sequence ATGGTGCCTGGTCAGAAATATGATTTTAAAGAAGGAGCAACTCTTTTAGTAGACAAGCCTTTAGAGTGGACTTCTTTTGATGTGGTTAATAAAATTCGTTACGCATTAAAAAAAGCATTGGGTGTACGCAAGATTAAAGTAGGACATGCTGGGACTTTAGACCCGTTGGCTACCGGTTTGTTGATTATTTGTACAGGTAAGTTTACGAAGAAAATTGAAACCTACCAAAGCCAATATAAGGTATATGATGGAAGTATTCGTTTGGGGGCTACAACCCCTTCTTACGATGCAGAAACAGCTGTTAATGAGATTTTTCCATTAGACAACATTACCCCTGAAATGATTGCGAGTAATGTGCCACATTTCGTGGGAGAAATAGAGCAAATTCCGCCAATGTTTTCTGCAATCAAAGTAGATGGTCAACCTTTGTATAAAAAAGCACGAAAAGGACAGGAGGTAAAGGTGAAATCGAGAAAAGTGACCATTCACGATTTTAAAATAACGAATATTCGTTTTCCTGACTTGGATTTTGAGGTGAAGTGCAGCAAAGGGACTTATATCCGTTCTCTAGCGCATGATTTTGGACAAAAATTGGACAATGGTGCTTATTTAACAAAATTAAGACGCACACAAATAGGAGAGCACACTTTGAAAGATGCTTGGCAATTGGATGATTTAATTACACACATTCAAGAAAATTATCATCCAGAAGTGACAGAATAA
- a CDS encoding SMI1/KNR4 family protein, with product MKQILEKIFEQANAAKSLEPTEQVPSSTWLGFSPATEAAIVEKENELGVRFPEDYRAFLKLCNGYARVSEYESRMLKVNEVKRLEDVSVIGIEIWKYNNPEIEEPKIERGIVIGGEIEDGYIVNKNGYVLLIPPLNEGEDWEYWGLTYRMAYEDVYENLTGYFEDILEFITKHPT from the coding sequence ATGAAGCAAATTTTAGAGAAAATTTTTGAGCAAGCCAATGCTGCAAAAAGTTTAGAACCTACTGAACAAGTACCATCTTCTACATGGTTAGGCTTTTCACCCGCTACAGAAGCAGCAATTGTAGAAAAAGAAAATGAGCTTGGAGTAAGATTTCCAGAGGACTATAGGGCATTTCTAAAACTTTGTAACGGTTATGCTAGGGTTTCAGAATACGAGTCTCGTATGTTAAAAGTAAATGAGGTAAAACGATTAGAAGATGTTAGTGTCATAGGAATAGAAATCTGGAAATACAACAACCCAGAGATCGAAGAACCAAAGATAGAACGAGGAATTGTTATAGGAGGAGAAATTGAAGACGGGTATATCGTCAATAAAAATGGCTATGTTTTATTGATTCCTCCTTTAAATGAAGGCGAGGACTGGGAATATTGGGGACTTACTTACCGAATGGCATATGAAGATGTTTATGAGAACTTAACAGGTTATTTTGAAGATATTTTAGAGTTTATAACAAAACATCCGACCTAA
- a CDS encoding agmatinase family protein, with amino-acid sequence MQKDFDPSGYAIKNGNFIGLPYDQENAKIILLPVPWEATVSYAAGTALGPSNILEASYQLDLVDWKFGNAWETPIYMMPVDASIQALSDSTRQLATQHIDNLEQAKASDPNLVQQVNQNSEQLNNWVYEQSKAFLKKGKKVGLVGGEHSVPLGYLKALAEQEGEFGILQIDAHCDLRAAYEGFTYSHASIFYNALEQIPQITQLTQVGVRDACQAEFDYAHAHNDRITLYGVNYIREQLYAQFQTYHEICQQIIDSLPPKVYISFDIDGLDPKLCPHTGTPVPEGLEYMEAVHLLHQIINSGRRIIGFDLCEVGSASEWDGNVGARILYKLAVLLGRCL; translated from the coding sequence ATGCAAAAAGACTTTGATCCTAGTGGCTATGCCATTAAAAACGGTAATTTTATTGGATTGCCTTACGATCAAGAAAACGCTAAAATTATACTTCTTCCAGTGCCTTGGGAAGCTACGGTTTCTTATGCTGCGGGAACAGCTCTAGGACCTAGCAATATTCTAGAGGCTTCTTATCAATTGGACTTAGTAGATTGGAAGTTTGGCAATGCATGGGAGACGCCCATTTATATGATGCCAGTAGATGCGAGCATACAAGCATTGAGCGACTCAACTCGCCAATTGGCAACGCAACATATTGACAATCTAGAGCAAGCAAAAGCTTCGGATCCCAACTTAGTACAACAAGTCAATCAAAATTCAGAGCAACTCAACAATTGGGTCTACGAGCAAAGCAAAGCATTTTTAAAAAAAGGGAAAAAAGTAGGCTTAGTTGGGGGCGAACATAGTGTTCCTTTAGGCTACCTAAAAGCATTAGCAGAACAGGAAGGAGAATTTGGTATTTTGCAAATTGATGCCCATTGTGACCTACGTGCTGCTTACGAGGGATTTACCTATTCTCATGCCTCTATTTTTTATAATGCTTTGGAACAAATTCCACAAATCACACAACTGACACAAGTTGGGGTACGAGATGCTTGTCAGGCAGAATTTGACTATGCTCATGCCCATAACGATAGAATCACGCTATATGGAGTTAATTATATTCGAGAGCAACTTTATGCACAATTTCAAACTTACCACGAAATTTGCCAACAAATCATTGACTCCTTACCGCCCAAAGTATATATTAGTTTTGACATTGATGGGTTAGATCCCAAACTGTGCCCTCATACAGGCACTCCCGTTCCTGAGGGGTTAGAATATATGGAAGCTGTCCATTTGTTGCATCAAATTATCAATAGTGGTCGACGCATTATTGGCTTTGATTTGTGTGAAGTGGGCAGTGCTAGTGAGTGGGATGGTAATGTTGGGGCACGCATTTTGTACAAATTAGCCGTCCTGTTGGGGCGTTGTTTGTAG
- a CDS encoding glycerophosphodiester phosphodiesterase family protein has translation MFTIHGHRGCRGYLPENTIPAFYKAIDMGCHFLEMDVVVTKDKEVLVSHEPWLNHEICLAPDGKALNPSNEKEYNLYQMTYAQIKQIDCGSIGHPRFPSQKPMRTYKPSLRDMIDAMEAYTTLNGLLPIAYNIEVKRHPKDDGLFHPNGLEFTTLIIDILKEKNVLHRSQFQSFDIECMQIARHLAPNLRLSFLVDNDKSIEENMTDLGFQPPVYGPYFKQIDAAMMDYANANNIQVIPWTVNEKADIDRLIQMGVNGLISDYPDRVAEIWQTYR, from the coding sequence ATGTTTACAATACACGGACATAGAGGTTGTAGAGGATATTTACCCGAAAATACAATTCCTGCTTTTTACAAAGCAATTGACATGGGCTGTCATTTCTTAGAAATGGATGTTGTAGTTACTAAAGACAAGGAAGTTTTAGTTTCCCATGAACCTTGGTTAAATCATGAAATTTGCTTGGCTCCTGATGGTAAAGCGCTAAATCCCTCCAATGAAAAAGAGTACAATTTGTACCAAATGACCTATGCCCAAATAAAGCAAATTGATTGTGGAAGTATTGGACACCCTCGTTTCCCCTCTCAAAAGCCAATGCGCACCTACAAACCTTCGTTGCGAGATATGATTGATGCCATGGAAGCATATACGACACTAAATGGTCTATTACCAATCGCTTACAATATCGAAGTCAAACGCCATCCTAAAGACGATGGTCTATTTCATCCAAATGGTCTCGAATTTACTACCTTAATCATTGATATTTTAAAAGAAAAAAATGTGCTGCATCGCAGTCAATTTCAATCTTTTGATATCGAATGTATGCAGATAGCACGCCACTTAGCTCCAAACCTACGGTTATCATTTTTGGTTGATAACGATAAAAGTATAGAAGAAAACATGACCGACTTAGGTTTCCAACCACCTGTTTATGGTCCTTATTTTAAGCAAATTGATGCCGCTATGATGGATTACGCCAATGCCAATAACATCCAAGTTATTCCTTGGACTGTTAATGAAAAAGCAGATATTGACCGATTAATCCAAATGGGGGTCAATGGTTTGATTTCGGATTATCCAGATAGAGTAGCAGAAATATGGCAAACATATCGCTAA